GAGTGTATGTACCTCGGCATCCCGGTAAAAACCCGTCATAATGAAGTAGCTCCTAACCAATTTGAGTTGGCCCCAATTTTTGAAGAAACCAATCTTGCAGTAGACCACAATTCCTTGTTAATGGATGTGATGCAAAAGGTAGGCGAACGCCACGATTTCAAGGTATTGTTCCATGAAAAACCTTTCAAGGGCGTGAACGGTTCAGGAAAACACAACAACTGGTCTTTGGCAACCGATACCGGCGTAAACTTGCTGAGCCCGGGTAAAACCCCGATGAGCAACCTGCAGTTCCTTTCGTTTTTCATCAATACGATCAAGGCCGTAAATAATTATGAATCGTTGTTGAGAGCAGCCATTGCCACGGCAAGTAATGACCATCGACTGGGTGCGAATGAAGCGCCACCGGCCATTATTTCCGTATTCATCGGGGAGCAATTGACGAAAGTATTGGCAGAACTGGAAGGCGTTTCCTCAGGCAAACTGTCACCGGAAGAAAAAACAGACCTGAAACTGAACGTGGTCGGGAAAATTCCCGATGTGTTATTGGATAATACTGACAGGAACAGGACATCGCCTTTTGCTTTTACAGGAAATAAATTTGAATTCCGTGCCGTAGGGTCTTCCGCAAACTGCGCCAATGCGATGACCACGCTGAATGCCATCGTTGCGAAACAATTAAAAGACTTTAAAATAGAAGTGGATGCGCTGATTGACAGCAAAGGCCTTAAGAAAGATGAAGCGATTTTTAACGTCTTACGGGAATATATCAAAACCTCAAAAGACATTCTTTTTGAAGGCGACGGTTACAGCGATGCCTGGGAGAAAGAAGCGAAAAAACGCGGCTTGAGCAATTTCAAGACGACGCCATTGGCTTTGAAGGCGAAAATTTCTAAAGAAGCTTTGGCGTTATTCGAAGAAATGCACATCATGAACCACGTCGAAGTGGAGGCGCGCTATGAAATCGAACTGGAGGAATACACCAAGAAAATCCAGATTGAAGGCCGTGTGCTCGGCGATATCGCAAAAAACCATGTAATCCCGACGGCAATCCGCTACCAAAATACGCTGATTGAAAATGTATGCGGACTCAAGGAAATCTTCGGCAATGATTTCCAGAAATATGGGAAAGAACAAATGACGCTGATCAAGGAAATTTCAGAGCATATCGAAGGCATTAACACACAGGTTGAGGAAATGACCGAAGCGCGCAAAACCGCCAATGCCTTAACCGATGCACAGAAAATGGCTGAACAGTACTGTGATAATGTAAAGCCTTATTTTGAAGTGATCCGCGAGCATTGCGACAAACTGGAATTGCTTGTTGATGATGAAAGCTGGACACTGACAAAATACAGGGAATTATTGTTTACGCGATAGCTCAACGTAATCCAATAAAAAAGCCCCGTATTTCGGGGCTTTTTGTTTAAAGATAAATCCCTTAAGGAACCTGTGTTACAGTATAAGATCCGGTACCATTAACATTTATTACAAAGTCAATCTTATAGTTTTTCGGTACTGAGGCAGATGCTCCGGGGAACGAGATTTCTGTGCCGTTCATTTCTGCAATCCCATCTGCAAGATAATCACCATAATTTGTAGTCCCTGAATTTGGATTGGGCATCCTGAAATAGAAATTATCACTGCTTAAAATACCCGTTACGGTAGCGCTTGCAGTATTGGTTGCGGCATTATATATCATATTATAATCTGTAAAAGTCGTATTGATGCGGACTTTAGGCGCGAATTGTGTTACATCCAAATACATCCCATTATCCAGATCATAAGCGCTGACACTGATCCAATACAATCCTGATGAAGGTGCTGTAAATGCACTTCCGTTCAGGACGAGCATTCCGCCAGCATTTCCGTACACTGCTGAATTCGGTGCCGTACCTGAAATTAATTTAATCTGGCTCCCTCCAGTCAGGTATTTAAATCCGGTAAAGTAGCTGTCATTATAATTCAGCAGCTGTGCAGTGGCAGTGTTAAAGCCATTGAAAGTGCCATAAACATATAAATCGGCAGGAAAATTATTTGAATTTGCCGTAGTAGGCAATGATAATACCCCAGCATCATTTACCGATAATTGATAAGCTGTCCCGTTTGGTGAAGTCAAAGTAATGCCTTCTCCCGGAGCCAATACCAGAGATTTTGCAGCCAAAGCATACGGAACCGAAAGCAGTTGCGTTGTCCCGACCAAAACGTAGTTTGAGCCACCGGCCACATCCATTTCTACTTTAAGGAACTTAGAATTGGTTTTCCAGTTGATTCCTGCAAAAGTCCCCGAAACCGGCGTCCCCTGCCCGATCACAAGATTGAAAAGGCCTTGTGCATTGGTCATTTTAGCCTGTGTTTCCGTATATAAAGCCGTTCCTGTAGCTGACACATCAAGGACAGAAAGCCTTATGCCAACATTGGCGCTTACCACAGGATTGCCGGAAGTATTCAATGCAATCGCCTGGTAAGAGATGCCTTGTGGAACCTGCGCAAATGTCACTAACGACAGGAATAGTGCTGATAATAGTATTAGTTTTTTCATATAGGATATATTGTTTTAAATCAGATTTTTAGTTTGTTTCAGATATGGAAATAGATGGTGAAGCATTTTCATCAAATTGCTGGAATGTCCAACTTCCGGTATTTCCGTTGAAGATATAAGCTTTGTTGTCATACGTATCCACAAAAGCAAAATTGCCGTTTGACTCGCTTAACAACGGTGAGGCATTTACATTAAAAGATTGTGATGACCAGGCCCCGTTTTTTCGATTAAAGACATAAGCCTTATTGTCATAAGTATCTACAAAACCGAAACTGCCCTTAGAATTAACAAGGGACGGCGCAGCATTCATATTAAATTCCTGGAATGACCAGGTGCCGTTTTGCGCGTTGTAAACATAGGCCTTATTATCATAAGTATCCACGAAACCAAAGTTACCATTGGATTCAGTTACTGAGGGAGAGGCATTTTCATTAAACGCCTGGAATGACCAGGTTCCCGTTTTGGCATAATAACAATATGCTTTATTGTCGTAGGTATCAATAAAGAAAAAATTACCTTTAGACGAAATCAGGGTAGGCGATGCATTGACATTAAATGGCTGCACAGACCATGCATTGGTATCCACATTGTAAACATAAGCATTGTTGCCATACGTATCTATGAAACCAAAATTTGCATTCTTATTGGCAACAATATCGTCATTGATCGAAGCATTTCCGGCAACACTTGCGGTATTGCCTGCATACATGGCGTAAGGTACCGACAGCAATTGCGTAGTTCCTACAGCGGCATAGTTTGTTCCGCCTGCAACATCCATTTCGACTTTCAGGAATTTGGAATTCATACCCCAGTTAATACCTGAGAAAGTTCCCGTAACCGGCGTTCCCTGCCCTATCACCAGCGTAAAGAGACCTTGTGCAGACGTAGCCTTGATTTGTGTCTCCGTATATAGCACCGTCCCTGAAGCCGAATCGTCCAGAATGGAAAGACGTACCCCAACATTGGCACTGGCAACAGGTTGTCCTACCGCATTCAATGCGATAGCCTGGTAAGAAATGCCCTGCGGAACCTGGGCAAAGGCCATGAACGACAAAAATAATGCGGACAACAGTAATAGTTTTCTCATATTAGTGCTTGATGATTTTAAATGCTTGTTTTTGATTTGAAAGCTGGATCATGTAAATGCCTTGTGCCAGATCCGTAAGGTCGATGCTGTTATCCGCACCGATTTTCCTTTCGAGGACCAATTGCCCCACATTGTTAAAAACAGCCACTGTGGCATTGGCAAGATTTTCATTGGTTTCGAAAGATATCTTTGCTACAGTAGGATTCGGCCAGACGGTAATCTTGTCCGACAGTTCATAGGAAGGGACTTCAAGCATTTGTTGGTTTACCTGAGCTAAAACACCGATAATTCCAGTTGCCGATTGGTTTTGGTTTTGCGGTACGACCACAATCTCTCCAACGCCCACAACCGCATTTGCCGAAATAACACTTCCTGAATTGACGCTTTGTATTACCGATTGCGCCGAACACAATCCGCTGATCAAAAGCGCCGCAATGAGTACAGTTTGTTTCATAAGTTTGATTTTAGGCTTCAAATATATGAATTCATTGTACATTACGTTCTAAATCTTTTACAAGAGCGTAAAAAACAGTAAATTCGTTTTTATAATCTGCCTATGAAAGCCCTCTTTCTACACCTGCTCATGCTTTTGGGGACAGGCACCTGCTTTCCACAGGAGTCTTTTTCCGTGTATTTTGACAGCAATCAATCTGCACTTGCAAAAAAAGAAATCATCAGCCTGAATGATTGGATATCAAACAATAAGGATTCAAAAATAGTTGCTGTAAACGGTTACACCGATGAAGACGGTTCTACAGGCTTCAATGACACGCTCGCAAAAAAACGTGTCGATTATATTGCAGGCATTTTAAAGGACAGGATCAACATCCGCGAAGATTTCAAGACGCGCAGTTTCGGCGAGAAATTCCAGTCTTCCAAAATCAAGGCTGAAAACCGTAAAGTCACTATTTATTATCTTTTGCCAAAAGATTTGCCGCGTGAAAATGAAATTCTGGGCATCAAACCGGAACCTGTAGCAGAAAAGCCAAAAGTGCGGAAACCCATCATATTCCCAACCACGATGACACTCGACAATCCAAATGGGACGAAAACCACCATAAAACTCGATACCATTTTCATGCAAAAAGTGGCTGTTGCCAAAGCGGGCGACAAACTGCAGGTTGAAAACCTTAATTTCCGAATCAACACCTTTATCGTAATCCCGGAATCGGTGCCAAAAATGTACGAACTGCTTTTGGTCATGCAAAGCAATAGGGATTTAAAAATCCAAATCCAGGGGCATTTGTGCTGCATGCCCGCCGACAAACAGGATTTGTCTACCCAGCGTGCCAAAGCGATCTACAATTTCCTTACTGCTTACGGCATCCCGAAAGAAAGGCTGTCTTATAAAGGGCTTGGCGTGACACAGCCCTTGTTCCCAATTCCCGAAAAAAATGAGGCCGAACGTGCCGCCAACCGCCGTGTAGAAATCGAAATCATTTCAAACTGATGAAAAACAAGATATATTTTTTATTGCTGTGCTGCTGCTTTATTTCGTATAAAATCCAGGCGCAAGACCGCCTCGAGGTGTTCTTTGATTTTAATAAATACGACATCAATCCGGCGGCGAAAGAAAAGCTCGACCGCTGGCTTTCCGAGAATAAGAATATCGAGGTGACTAAAATTTACGGCTATTGCGACTGGAAAGGCACGAATGGTTATAATGATACGCTTTCGCTGAAACGTGTCAGCCAAATCTACAACTACATGATCAGCAACCAGGTAACGGTGGCTCCGGGCTATGAAACCAAAGGCTTCGGTGAAGATTTTACGCAATCCAAAGTCCAGTCTGAAAACCGCAAAGTGCTCGTTATCTACGAACCTAAAAAACCGAAACCCGAGCTTGTAGTCCCTAAAACCAAATACCAGACGCTCACCGAACAGGTCAAGACCGCAAAAGCCGGTGACCTGATCAAATTGGAAAACATCAATTTCTTCAATAATTCTGATGCCGTTGTGCCTAAGTCAAAGCCAGTCCTGGCCGAACTGCTTTGCATCATGGAAGACAACCCGAAACTGAAAATCGAGATACAGGGCCACATCTGCTGCCAGACACAGGGCGACGTAAACGATATTTCGACCAAGCGCGCCAAGGCCGTGCATACTTACCTGATACGCAATAAAATCAAAAGCGACCGGCTTTCCTTCAAAGGTTACGGTGTCACCCGCCCAATGCATCCGATCCCGGAAAAAAACAGCCAGGAAGAAGATGACAATCGCCGTGTGGAAATTTTGATTGTTTCGAATTAAGGTTAACCGCAAAGCACGCCAGGCTTTTCGCAAGGAACACAAGGATTTTTCAGCGCACTTTGCAGTAAAAAAATCATAAAAAAACCGCCTCATGGGCGGTTCTTTATTTTGAAATGGAATTACTTTTCCATAATCGATTTCTTCTTCTCCAAAAGGTTCACTTCTTTCTTCGCGATCACCTCCCCTTTGATTTTCAGTGCAATCTTGCCACCTTCCACATTCACCGCATTCGACTCCACAGTAATGGTTTTGCGGATCGCACCCGGATTCATGTTGTATTTCACATCAATCTTACCCGTTTTTCCCGGCATGATGTCTTCAGTTGGTTTTGAAGGCACGGTACAACCGCAGGTCGATTGCACATTGATGATCTTCAGCGGGGCATCGCCAGTATTCTTAAATTCAAAACTCCTGATTCCGCTGTCAGTATCTTTTGAAACTGTCCCGTAATCAATCGTATTGTCCTTCGCCATGAATTCGATTTTCGGGCCTGATTGGGAAAATCCCACTACCGAAATCATCGCAAAAAACGCTAAAAATAATAGTCTTTTCATTTTGTACATTTTTATTTGGGTTCGTAAATTTAAATTCTTTTAACTAATGTGCAAATAATTAATTCTTAATTTTTTATCCCACACGATTTATTTATTTTTGCACACTATTGCAAAAACCGTACCGAAGATTTTTTTCTTTCGGAGCTATTTCCTGCTGTCCGCTATATCTTTTCCCTGCTAAAGAAGCAGGAAAAAGGATGCCGCTTCCATCAGGGCTAAAACGCTGATTTCCAAATCATATTTTGCAGTCACATCAATAATCAGAAATAAAATGCCGGAACGGCAAACCAATACTATGACAATCCCAGCACAATTCGACACCAAAGCCATTGAAGACAAATGGTACGCCTACTGGATGGAACACAATTACTTTCATTCGGAACCCGACCACCGTAAGCCTTACACCATTACGATTCCGCCGCCAAACGTCACCGGCGTACTGCACATGGGCCACATGCTCAACAATACCATTCAGGATGTATTGATCCGCCGTGCGCGCCTTAAAGGCTTCAACGCGTGTTGGGTTCCAGGTACGGACCATGCGTCGATTGCCACTGAGGCCAAAGTCGTAGCCAAGCTAAAATCCGAAGGCATCAATAAAAATGACCTGTCCCGCGAGGAATTCCTGGCCCATGCCTGGGAATGGACTGACAAATACGGTGGCGTCATTTTGGACCAGTTGAAAAAACTTGGCGCTTCCTGCGATTGGGAACGAACGAAATTCACGATGGATCCTGACATGTCCGCATCAGTAATCCGCTCTTTCGTCGATCTGTACAACAAAGGCATGATTTACCGCGGCTATCGTATGGTGAACTGGGATCCGGAAGCCAAGACCACACTTTCCGACGAAGAAGTCATTTACGAAGAACAACAGGGAAAACTCTATTTCCTCAAATATAAGATTGAAGGCACGAACGATTTCCTGACGGTAGCCACGACAAGACCTGAAACCATTTTCGGCGATACGGCGATCTGCATCAATCCGAATGATGCACGTTTTTCACATTTAAAAGGTAAAAAAGCGATCGTTCCCATCTGCGGACGCGTGGTTCCTATCATTGAAGACGACTATGTAGATATGGAATTCGGTACGGGCTGTTTAAAAGTAACGCCTGCACATGACGTGAATGATAAGGCTTTAGGTGAAAAACACCATTTGGAAATCATCGATATTTTTAATGAAGATGCGTCACTGAATGCCCACGGCTTGCATTACGAAGGCAAAGACCGATTTACGGTGCGCGCGGAAATCGCAAAAGAACTCGAAGCCAATGGTGATTTGGCCAGGACCGAAAACCACCTCAATAAGGTAGGCACTTCTGAAAGGACAAAAGCAGTCATCGAACCGCGCCTGTCCGACCAATGGTTCCTGAAAATGGAGGAATTGGTAAAACCTGCCATCAAAGCTGTTCTTGAAGACAACGAAATTAAATTATACCCGAAGAAATTCGAGAATACTTACAGGCATTGGCTTGAAAATATCCGCGACTGGAATATCTCACGCCAATTGTGGTGGGGACAGCAGATCCCGGCATATTATTACGGCCTGGGTAAAGAAGATTTTGTCGTGGCTGAAACGCCCGCTGATGCTTTGGAATTGGCAAAATCCAAAACGCAGAACCCAAGCCTGCAATTGTCGGACTTAACGCAGGATGCCGATGCTTTGGACACCTGGTTTTCTTCCTGGCTGTGGCCCATGGCGGTTTTCGGAGGGATAATGGATCCTGAAAACAAGGATTTCAAATATTATTACCCAACCAATGATTTGGTAACAGGTCCGGACATCCTTTTCTTTTGGGTGGCACGCATGATTATTGCTGGTTATGAGTATACCGGCAAAAAGCCTTTTACGAACGTATACCTGACCGGATTGGTACGCGACAGCCAACGCCGTAAAATGTCTAAATCGTTAGGAAACTCCCCTGATCCGCTGGACCTGATCGATAAATTCGGGGCAGACGGTGTTCGTGTGGGATTATTGCTGAGCGCTTCGGCAGGAAACGACATTTTGTTTGACGAAGAACTGTGCAACCAGGGGAAAGCATTTACGCATAAAATATGGAACGCCTTCAGATTGATCAAAGGATGGGAAGTTTCAGATGCCATTCCGCAACCGGAATCGTCGAAGGTAGCAGTGGAATGGTTTGAAGCCAAACTGCAGCAGACATTAGCCGAAATCGAAGACCATTTTGAAAAATACCGTATTTCAGATGCCTTAATGGCCATTTACAAACTGGTCTGGGATGATTTCTGTTCGTGGTTCCTGGAAATGATCAAGCCTGCGTACCAGCAGCCAATTGACAGCGTTACTTTTGCGAAAGCGCTGGAAATGCTCGAAAACAATATGAAATTACTGCATCCGTTCATGCCGTTTTTGACTGAGGAAATCTGGCAGCTTATTGCCGATCGCAAGCCTGAAGACGCGTTGATCATATCACAATGGCCTGAAAAAAAATCCTTTGATAATAAACTGATTGCGGATTTTGAACATACCATGGAAGTCATTTCGGCTGTAAGGACAGTGCGAAAAGAGAAAAACATCCCGTTCAGGGACGTGATTTCGCTAAAGGCGATTAACAGCGAAAATGTTTCGACGTACTTTGATTCGGTAGTCTCAAAACTTGGCAACATTGATGCTTTTGAATATGTCTCTGAAAAGGCAGACGGCGCTTTATCCTTCCGTGTAAAATCGAACGAATATTTTGTACCGATTACCGGAAACATTGATATGGAAGCCGAAATTAAAAAGCTTACCGAAGAATTGGAATACAACAAAGGCTTCTTAAAATCAGTCCAGGGGAAATTGTCAAACGAAAAATTCGTGAGCGGTGCCCCGGAAAAAGTCATTGAAATCGAGCGCAAGAAAGAAGCCGATGCTTTGGCAAAGATTGCTATGATTGAGCAGAGCCTTTTGAGTTTGAAATAAAAAAATCCCGGTAATTCCGGGATTTTTTATTGTTTTATAATTTTACCAGTGGCATCGCCTTTTGCTGTATGCACTTTAACGAAGTATACTCCGGAAGCATAACCTGCCATATTGATGCGCTGTATGTCACTGGATTTCTGCAGGGCTGCCACCTGCATGCCCAGGGCATTCAAGATTGAAATTTCGGCAACACCACCTGAATCCGACATGCTGAAATCAATATTGACGACATCATTAACGGGATTCGGATACATGGCAGGAGCCTGGATTTTTGCTGGTTCTTCGGTACCGAGTGATTCAGAAATGTTGTAAAGGATGACCAATCCGTGGTTATAGTCTGCAATCGCCACATCCTTTAAACCATCACCATTAATATCACCCAGAGCCATGCCCTGCCTGTTGTAATGGGAAGCATAAGAGATTGGGAAAGCATAATAACCGCTGTACATCCCGGAAGTATTCTGCGTGTAGCAGCTTAAACTATTCCAGCCGCCGTGCGCAGTAACGATCTCATTTTTGCCGTCGTTGTTCATATCCCCTATTTCTATAGGTTCCGGGATATCATATGCCGAAATCGATACCGGAGTATTCATCAGTTGTGTAGCGGGGTTTTGTTTCAGGATCGTTATTTTGGCCGAGGGCGAATTGCCTCCCCTGGAAGCGGCGATGTCAATTTTTCCATCATTGCTTAAATCGCCTAAAGCAATCCCGTTAATCGATAGGCCTGTTCCTGAAAGGTAAGCAACCGGGGAATTAAGCGTCCCGGAAGCATTTTGTGTCAACACATTCAAGGCATCAGAGGATTTCACTACGACATCATCCCTGCCATCATCATCGACATCTGCAATATCAATTTCAATATCATAATTCATCATGATGCTGTATGAAGTGGTAGCAAACGTCGCTCCGCCGGATTGTATCATGACAGAAAATGAATTGAGGTACCCTACGGCAATATCTTTGAGTCCATCATTGTTTAGATCGCCTATCTTCAGGGTTTTGGCATAATTATTAAGTGCCACTTCATTTACTGCATCTAAAGTCCCATTGGTATTTTGATAGTAAATCCCGATCTTATTGCCAAAAGCTATGACGACATCATTAAGCCCGTCATTGTTCATATCGTCAATATCTATTGCCTCTATATCCATACTTGTCGTGGCATACGGGTATTTTACAGGTGTTTCGAGCTCGCCTGAACCGTTTTGCAAATACACAAGGATGCTGAAATCATTGTCTCCATCGGCATAGCTGCCCATCCCAAGGACCACATCCTTAAGCCCATCGTGGTTCATATCCTCAATAGCAACAGTTTCGGGCCAGGAGCCGGTCGGTATAGCTACGTAAGGAGAAAAACTGATCTGTGCTTCACAAACAGAAAATCCAAACAAACAAATCAATAAAAGCCTTTTCATAAAATCAGTTCTTTTTCTTAATCGCTTCTTCATACCGCTCGCCCACTTTCTGCCAGTTAATCACATTAAAAAATGCATTGATGTAATTCTTTCTTTTGTACTGATACTGAATATAATAGGCATGCTCCCAAATATCCAAAGCCAATATTGGTTTTCCCGAAACCAAAACGCCTGGCATTAACGGGTTATCCTGATTTTGCGTTGATGTCACCTCCAGTTTTCCTGATGGATTTACGATCAGCCAAGCCCATCCCGAACCAAATTGATCCGATGCGGCTTTTTCAAATTGTGATCTGAAAACCTCAAACGATCCAAAATCCGCAGCAATAGCAAGCGCTAAAGTATCTTTGGGCTGGCCGCCACCCTTGCCTGACATGCCATCCCAAAAAAAGCTGTGATTGTAAAAACCACCGGCATTGTTGCGCAAAGGCATATTTTCAGTTCCTGCTTTTTTAAGGATATCTTCAATGGACGCTTTCTCCAGATCTGTTCCGGCGAGCGCTTTATTGAGATTATTGGTATAGGTAAGGTAATGTTTTGAATAATGCAGCTCCATGGTGCGCGCATCGATATCGGGAGCCAAAGCGTTGTAGGCATAAGGCAGTTTTACCATTTCAAATGCGCCTTCATCCGCTTTCACGTCTGATGGATCGCCCATGACGGTTTTGGCTGGCGCTTCATTTTCAGGCAAAGGCACCTCGACTTCGGTAAGCTTTTTTTGGTTACACGAAAAAAGTGTCATGACGACAACCGGAAAAAAAAACAAACGTAATATTTTCATGGTCATTTGTTCAGGGAATGGATCAATTCAATATAAGCTTCTTTGGCTTCATCGGCCGACAGATGGCTGATTTGCATCCAGGCATTGGTTTTAAATGCATTGCGGAGGTCAAAATTCGACGCATGCTGGCTATTGTCTATTGTCCCGAAAGTGGCTTGTTTGTAAAAAGCATACAACCGCAACTGGATATCCTGAGGAAGCGACGACTGTGTCATCTCACCGGCAATTTCTACCGCATCGTTAAAGCGCTTATTTAATCCTTCGGGTTCCATTTATGCTTTGGTTGCAATGATTGTCCTGTTTCCGACAGCTTTTTGCTGGAGTTTTACATCCACTTTTGTGCCCAAAGGGAGAAAAATATCAACGCGGGAACCGAATTTGATAAATCCGGCATCTTCGCCCTGCACCACGTCCATGCCTTCTTTGGCATAATTCACGATGCGTTTTGCCAAAGCGCCGGCAATCTGCCTGTACAGGATTTCACCGAAAACCTTGTTCTCGATGACAATGGTCGTCCTTTCATTTTCCTCACTTGCTTTTGGATGCCATGCTACGAGGAACTTTCCGGGATGGTACTTGCTGAATTTTACTTTACCGCTTACGGGAAAACGCGTCACGTGTACATTTATCGGCGACATAAAAATGGACACCTGCACACGATTGTCCTTAAAGTATTCGCTTTCATACACCTCTTCGATGACAACCACTTTTCCGTCAACGGGTGCAATGATATGGTTGTTATTTACCACCAGCGTCCGGTTTGGGTTCCTGAAAAACTGCAGTATGATGATCAGGAAGAGCAATACCGCAATCTGAACGGTTTTCTGAAGCCACAAATCCACAATAAACTTATCGGCCAAAAGCACGATACCCACGCTTATTGCACACGAAACCAGGATAATTGTCGCGCCTTCTTTATGAAATTTTAAAAGTGCCATGCTATAATAAATTTAATATTTGGTAAAACAAAAATACAAATGGGGCGGCGAAAATAATGCTGTCCAGCCTGTCCAGTATACCGCCGTGACCGGGCATGATCTTCCCGCTGTCCTTCACACCTGCAATCCTTTTAAACTTGGATTCGATTAAATCGCCTATCGTGCCGAAAATACTCATAATCAAAGCAAAACCAATCCATATGTTCTGCGCCAGCCTTCCCCCTTCGATATAATATTTCGAAATTAAGAAACCGGCTAAAACTGCAAAAGCAACGCCTCCCAGAAAACCTTCAATCGTCTTTTTCGGAGAGATCCTTTCGTATAATTTATGCTTCCCTATAGATTTCCCGACAAGATATGCAAAGGTATCATTTGTCCAGATTAAAATAAAGATACCAATAAGAATTTTTGGATTATAACCCTTGACACCAAAAGGAATTTTAGTAATGATAATAAACGGCAGGATCACATAACCAATCAGGTAAGCGTATTTTGAAAAAGTATTAACAGAATCCTTGTTGCGGCTGAACAAAAAAACAATCCCTTTAATCGAAACCAGCATGGTCAGGGCCAAAAGGGCCAAATCGAAATTGCGGTCAAAACGGATTTTATTAAAAAGCAGGTAACTGATGGTTCCGTAGGTGGTAAGCGCTAATAACACGGGAAAAATGACATGGAGTTTCACCAGGTTGCAAAACTCAAACACAGCAATCACCAGGAAAATACCGAAAAGAAGAAAGAATGTTTCGGTGGAGTAATAAATCGAAGCAATCAGCAATATCACATAAACAGCGCCGGAAATCCCCCTCTTGAGCGTTTCGTTCATCTTAAAGATCCTCTAAAAGCAACAGATAAAGATTTTTGGCTACGCTTCCATAGTGCAGGAAGTCTTCTTCTTTGGCTTTTTCAAAATACTTGATCGTAGTAATATTTGAAGGATAGTCTTTCTCGTAACGCTTTTTGATTTCACGCAGGCCATCACTTTTATTTTCAATAATCTGGCTTGTTGTACCTACGATGACAATATTTACAGGAAGTTCCTGTGGTTTGAGCTGCTTGATCTGGTTTGATGAAA
This genomic stretch from Flavobacterium pallidum harbors:
- a CDS encoding DUF1573 domain-containing protein yields the protein MKRLLFLAFFAMISVVGFSQSGPKIEFMAKDNTIDYGTVSKDTDSGIRSFEFKNTGDAPLKIINVQSTCGCTVPSKPTEDIMPGKTGKIDVKYNMNPGAIRKTITVESNAVNVEGGKIALKIKGEVIAKKEVNLLEKKKSIMEK
- a CDS encoding valine--tRNA ligase yields the protein MTIPAQFDTKAIEDKWYAYWMEHNYFHSEPDHRKPYTITIPPPNVTGVLHMGHMLNNTIQDVLIRRARLKGFNACWVPGTDHASIATEAKVVAKLKSEGINKNDLSREEFLAHAWEWTDKYGGVILDQLKKLGASCDWERTKFTMDPDMSASVIRSFVDLYNKGMIYRGYRMVNWDPEAKTTLSDEEVIYEEQQGKLYFLKYKIEGTNDFLTVATTRPETIFGDTAICINPNDARFSHLKGKKAIVPICGRVVPIIEDDYVDMEFGTGCLKVTPAHDVNDKALGEKHHLEIIDIFNEDASLNAHGLHYEGKDRFTVRAEIAKELEANGDLARTENHLNKVGTSERTKAVIEPRLSDQWFLKMEELVKPAIKAVLEDNEIKLYPKKFENTYRHWLENIRDWNISRQLWWGQQIPAYYYGLGKEDFVVAETPADALELAKSKTQNPSLQLSDLTQDADALDTWFSSWLWPMAVFGGIMDPENKDFKYYYPTNDLVTGPDILFFWVARMIIAGYEYTGKKPFTNVYLTGLVRDSQRRKMSKSLGNSPDPLDLIDKFGADGVRVGLLLSASAGNDILFDEELCNQGKAFTHKIWNAFRLIKGWEVSDAIPQPESSKVAVEWFEAKLQQTLAEIEDHFEKYRISDALMAIYKLVWDDFCSWFLEMIKPAYQQPIDSVTFAKALEMLENNMKLLHPFMPFLTEEIWQLIADRKPEDALIISQWPEKKSFDNKLIADFEHTMEVISAVRTVRKEKNIPFRDVISLKAINSENVSTYFDSVVSKLGNIDAFEYVSEKADGALSFRVKSNEYFVPITGNIDMEAEIKKLTEELEYNKGFLKSVQGKLSNEKFVSGAPEKVIEIERKKEADALAKIAMIEQSLLSLK
- a CDS encoding T9SS type A sorting domain-containing protein — translated: MKRLLLICLFGFSVCEAQISFSPYVAIPTGSWPETVAIEDMNHDGLKDVVLGMGSYADGDNDFSILVYLQNGSGELETPVKYPYATTSMDIEAIDIDDMNNDGLNDVVIAFGNKIGIYYQNTNGTLDAVNEVALNNYAKTLKIGDLNNDGLKDIAVGYLNSFSVMIQSGGATFATTSYSIMMNYDIEIDIADVDDDGRDDVVVKSSDALNVLTQNASGTLNSPVAYLSGTGLSINGIALGDLSNDGKIDIAASRGGNSPSAKITILKQNPATQLMNTPVSISAYDIPEPIEIGDMNNDGKNEIVTAHGGWNSLSCYTQNTSGMYSGYYAFPISYASHYNRQGMALGDINGDGLKDVAIADYNHGLVILYNISESLGTEEPAKIQAPAMYPNPVNDVVNIDFSMSDSGGVAEISILNALGMQVAALQKSSDIQRINMAGYASGVYFVKVHTAKGDATGKIIKQ
- a CDS encoding superoxide dismutase produces the protein MKILRLFFFPVVVMTLFSCNQKKLTEVEVPLPENEAPAKTVMGDPSDVKADEGAFEMVKLPYAYNALAPDIDARTMELHYSKHYLTYTNNLNKALAGTDLEKASIEDILKKAGTENMPLRNNAGGFYNHSFFWDGMSGKGGGQPKDTLALAIAADFGSFEVFRSQFEKAASDQFGSGWAWLIVNPSGKLEVTSTQNQDNPLMPGVLVSGKPILALDIWEHAYYIQYQYKRKNYINAFFNVINWQKVGERYEEAIKKKN
- a CDS encoding acyl-CoA-binding protein, whose translation is MEPEGLNKRFNDAVEIAGEMTQSSLPQDIQLRLYAFYKQATFGTIDNSQHASNFDLRNAFKTNAWMQISHLSADEAKEAYIELIHSLNK
- a CDS encoding phosphatidylserine decarboxylase family protein, giving the protein MALLKFHKEGATIILVSCAISVGIVLLADKFIVDLWLQKTVQIAVLLFLIIILQFFRNPNRTLVVNNNHIIAPVDGKVVVIEEVYESEYFKDNRVQVSIFMSPINVHVTRFPVSGKVKFSKYHPGKFLVAWHPKASEENERTTIVIENKVFGEILYRQIAGALAKRIVNYAKEGMDVVQGEDAGFIKFGSRVDIFLPLGTKVDVKLQQKAVGNRTIIATKA